The Streptomyces sp. NBC_01255 genome window below encodes:
- the rpmB gene encoding 50S ribosomal protein L28, whose translation MAANCDVCGKGPGFGNNISHSHRRTSRRWNPNIQRVRAVVGRTPKRLNVCTSCIKAGKVSR comes from the coding sequence GTGGCTGCCAACTGCGACGTCTGCGGCAAGGGGCCGGGCTTCGGCAACAACATTTCGCACTCGCACCGCCGTACGTCCCGTCGCTGGAACCCGAACATCCAGCGCGTGCGTGCCGTGGTCGGTCGGACGCCGAAGCGGCTCAACGTCTGCACCTCGTGCATCAAGGCCGGCAAGGTCTCGCGCTAA
- the thiD gene encoding bifunctional hydroxymethylpyrimidine kinase/phosphomethylpyrimidine kinase, translating to MPPLVPPLVLTVAGSDSGGGAGIQADLKTMLALGVHGMSVLTAVTAQNSRGVQGAWELPEEAVRAQYRAVVDDIGVQAVKTGMLASAGLVETVAELLAGTAAPVVVDPVGVSKHGDSLLAASALESVRTKLLPVATVATPNLDEVAQLTGVHVVHESDMRVAAEAILSYGADWALIKGGHLPTGQEAVDLLTDGTEEHWLRAPRHDNRHTHGTGCTLASAVASGLAKGLAVPEAVRQAKEYVTGAIAAGFALGTGIGPVDHGWRFRK from the coding sequence GTGCCTCCACTCGTGCCTCCGCTCGTCCTCACCGTCGCCGGATCCGACTCCGGCGGCGGCGCAGGCATCCAGGCCGACCTGAAGACGATGCTCGCGCTCGGCGTCCACGGCATGAGCGTGCTCACCGCCGTCACCGCCCAGAACTCGCGGGGCGTCCAGGGCGCGTGGGAACTTCCCGAGGAGGCCGTCAGGGCCCAGTACCGGGCCGTCGTCGACGACATCGGCGTCCAGGCCGTGAAGACGGGCATGCTGGCCTCCGCCGGGCTCGTCGAGACGGTGGCCGAGCTCCTCGCCGGGACGGCGGCGCCCGTGGTCGTGGACCCGGTCGGCGTCTCCAAGCACGGGGACTCGCTGCTCGCCGCCTCGGCCCTGGAATCCGTCCGGACGAAACTGCTGCCGGTCGCGACCGTCGCCACGCCCAACCTGGACGAGGTGGCGCAGCTCACAGGCGTCCACGTCGTGCACGAGAGCGACATGCGGGTGGCCGCCGAGGCGATCCTGTCGTACGGGGCGGACTGGGCCCTGATCAAGGGCGGGCACCTGCCCACGGGCCAGGAGGCCGTGGACCTGCTCACGGACGGCACCGAGGAGCACTGGCTGCGCGCGCCCCGGCACGACAACCGGCACACGCACGGCACGGGCTGCACGCTCGCCTCGGCGGTGGCCTCCGGGCTCGCCAAGGGCCTGGCGGTGCCGGAGGCGGTACGGCAGGCCAAGGAGTACGTGACCGGGGCCATCGCCGCCGGATTCGCCCTGGGCACGGGCATAGGCCCGGTCGACCACGGCTGGCGGTTCAGGAAGTAG
- a CDS encoding thiamine-phosphate kinase, with translation MKGTVGELGEFGLIRELTSRLTSTPAVRIGPGDDAAVVSAPDRRVVASTDILLEGRHFRRDWSTAYDVGRKAAAQNLADIAAMGAVPTALLLGLVVPAELPATWPVELMDGLRDECQVAGAAVVGGDVVRGDTITIAITALGDLRNHDPVTRGGAQPGDVVAYTGWLGWSAAGYAVLSRGFRSPRAFVEAHRRPEPPYHAGPAAAGLGATAMCDVSDGLIADLGHIAEASKVRIDLRSGLIDIPTQMNDIGQAVGVDPMQWVLTGGEDHAIVATFPPDVKLPARWKVIGEVLNPSALPQVTVDGAPWHSTGGWDHFGETE, from the coding sequence GTGAAGGGCACAGTCGGAGAGCTGGGCGAGTTCGGGCTCATCAGAGAGCTCACGTCCCGGCTCACCTCCACCCCGGCGGTACGGATCGGGCCCGGCGACGACGCCGCGGTCGTCTCCGCACCCGACCGGCGCGTGGTGGCCAGCACGGACATCCTCCTCGAAGGACGTCACTTCCGCCGCGACTGGTCGACGGCGTACGACGTCGGCCGCAAGGCCGCCGCGCAGAACCTCGCGGACATCGCCGCCATGGGCGCGGTCCCCACCGCGCTCCTCCTCGGCCTCGTCGTCCCCGCCGAACTGCCCGCCACCTGGCCCGTCGAACTCATGGACGGATTGCGCGACGAATGTCAGGTCGCGGGCGCGGCCGTCGTCGGCGGCGACGTCGTCCGGGGCGACACCATCACCATCGCCATCACCGCCCTCGGCGACCTCCGCAACCACGACCCGGTGACCCGGGGCGGGGCCCAGCCCGGCGACGTCGTCGCCTACACGGGCTGGCTCGGCTGGTCCGCCGCCGGATACGCCGTCCTCTCCCGAGGCTTCCGCTCGCCCCGCGCCTTCGTCGAGGCCCACCGCAGGCCCGAGCCGCCGTACCACGCGGGCCCCGCCGCCGCGGGACTCGGCGCCACCGCCATGTGCGACGTCAGCGACGGCCTCATCGCCGACCTCGGCCACATCGCCGAGGCCAGCAAGGTCCGCATCGACCTGCGCTCCGGGCTCATCGACATCCCCACCCAGATGAACGACATCGGCCAGGCCGTCGGTGTCGACCCCATGCAGTGGGTGCTCACCGGGGGAGAGGACCACGCCATCGTGGCCACCTTCCCGCCGGACGTGAAGCTCCCCGCCCGCTGGAAGGTCATCGGCGAGGTCCTGAACCCCTCGGCGCTGCCGCAGGTCACCGTGGACGGAGCCCCCTGGCACAGCACGGGCGGCTGGGACCACTTCGGGGAGACGGAGTGA
- a CDS encoding Lrp/AsnC family transcriptional regulator: MVQAYILIQTEVGKASTVADTISKIPGVLQAEDVTGPYDVIVRAQADTVDELGRMVVAKVQQVDGITRTLTCPVVHL, from the coding sequence GTGGTACAGGCGTACATCCTCATCCAGACCGAGGTGGGCAAGGCGTCGACCGTCGCCGACACCATCTCCAAGATCCCGGGGGTGCTCCAGGCCGAAGACGTGACCGGACCCTACGACGTGATCGTGCGCGCGCAGGCGGACACGGTGGACGAGTTGGGCCGCATGGTGGTCGCCAAGGTCCAGCAAGTGGACGGCATCACGCGCACCCTCACCTGCCCGGTCGTTCATCTGTAG
- a CDS encoding DUF3515 domain-containing protein — MKSSHRPFGLPAAVTAAVLLLAATGCSWTDAGASVAVPHPPAAEADLCRALEKELPDTVAGLERSDPEPGSELTAGWGDGAIVLRCGVPRPEKMSDPNSQAVEANGVNWMLERPEGSGPRFTSVYRETYVEVTLDERYRHDATPLADLAAPVEKTIPCGLDPECV, encoded by the coding sequence GTGAAGTCATCCCACCGGCCCTTCGGCCTGCCCGCCGCCGTCACGGCAGCCGTCCTGCTGCTGGCCGCCACCGGCTGCTCCTGGACGGACGCCGGGGCGTCCGTGGCGGTTCCCCACCCCCCGGCGGCGGAGGCGGACCTCTGCCGGGCGCTGGAGAAGGAGCTGCCCGACACCGTGGCGGGTCTTGAGCGGAGCGATCCTGAGCCGGGCTCCGAGCTGACCGCCGGGTGGGGTGACGGTGCGATCGTACTGCGCTGCGGGGTCCCCCGGCCCGAAAAGATGAGCGATCCGAACTCCCAGGCCGTCGAGGCGAACGGCGTGAACTGGATGCTGGAGCGTCCGGAGGGCAGCGGACCCCGTTTCACGTCGGTGTACCGGGAGACGTACGTCGAGGTGACGCTGGACGAGCGGTACCGGCACGACGCCACACCGCTCGCCGATCTCGCCGCCCCCGTGGAGAAGACGATCCCCTGCGGCCTTGATCCGGAGTGCGTCTAG
- a CDS encoding D-alanine--D-alanine ligase family protein, which yields MSENTQSPRKPRVAVVFGGRSSEHAISVVTAGAVLSAIDRDKYDVLPIGITTDGRWALTADAPERMAIADRALPNVADLAESAEGGVVLSVDPANREVVLSEPGSVPRALGEVDVVFPMLHGPYGEDGTLQGLLELSGVPYVGAGVLASAVGQDKEYMKRVFVSFGLPVGPYEVIRPREWEQNPAAARKKIVEFAADHGWPLFVKPARGGSSMGITKVDDLSGLDEAIEEARRHDPKILVESLLRGREIECGVLEFEDGPRASVPAEIPPVTNHDFYDFEAKYIDSASGIVPAPIGDEATAEIQRLAVAAYEAVSCEGLVRADFFLTEDGEFVINEINTMPGFTPISMYPRMWQESGVSYPELVDRLIQAALTRSTGLR from the coding sequence ATGAGCGAGAACACCCAGAGCCCCCGCAAGCCGCGCGTGGCCGTCGTCTTCGGCGGTCGCAGCTCCGAGCACGCCATCTCCGTCGTCACGGCGGGCGCCGTCCTGAGCGCCATCGACCGGGACAAGTACGACGTGCTGCCCATCGGCATCACGACGGACGGGCGCTGGGCGCTCACCGCCGACGCCCCCGAGCGCATGGCCATCGCCGACCGCGCCCTGCCGAACGTCGCCGACCTGGCCGAGTCCGCGGAGGGCGGTGTCGTCCTCTCCGTCGACCCCGCGAACCGCGAGGTCGTCCTCAGCGAGCCCGGCTCCGTCCCGCGGGCCCTCGGCGAGGTAGACGTGGTCTTCCCGATGCTGCACGGCCCGTACGGCGAGGACGGCACCCTCCAGGGCCTCCTGGAGCTCTCCGGCGTCCCCTACGTCGGCGCGGGCGTCCTCGCCTCCGCCGTCGGCCAGGACAAGGAGTACATGAAGCGCGTCTTCGTCTCCTTCGGACTGCCCGTCGGCCCGTACGAGGTCATCCGCCCGCGCGAGTGGGAGCAGAACCCGGCCGCCGCCCGCAAGAAGATCGTCGAGTTCGCCGCCGACCACGGCTGGCCGCTCTTCGTGAAGCCGGCCCGCGGCGGCTCGTCCATGGGCATCACCAAGGTCGACGACCTCTCGGGCCTGGACGAGGCCATCGAGGAGGCCCGCCGCCACGACCCCAAAATCCTCGTCGAGTCGCTCCTGCGCGGCCGCGAGATCGAGTGCGGCGTCCTGGAGTTCGAGGACGGCCCGCGCGCCAGCGTCCCGGCCGAGATCCCGCCGGTCACGAACCACGACTTCTACGACTTCGAGGCCAAGTACATCGACTCGGCCTCCGGCATCGTGCCCGCGCCGATCGGTGACGAGGCCACCGCCGAGATCCAGCGCCTGGCCGTCGCCGCCTACGAGGCCGTCTCCTGCGAGGGCCTGGTCCGCGCCGACTTCTTCCTCACCGAGGACGGCGAGTTCGTGATCAACGAGATCAACACGATGCCCGGCTTCACTCCCATCTCCATGTACCCGCGGATGTGGCAGGAGAGCGGCGTGAGCTACCCCGAGCTCGTCGACCGGCTGATCCAGGCCGCGCTGACCCGCTCCACGGGCCTGCGCTAG
- a CDS encoding NAD(P)H-dependent glycerol-3-phosphate dehydrogenase yields the protein MTKAAVFGNGSWGTAFAMVLADAGCEVSLWGRRAELAKEINATRVNPDYLPGIELPRAITATADPAEAAHDADFTVLVVPSQTLRGNLAAWKPLLAPDTVLVSLMKGVELGTAERMSEVVMEVADVPADRVAVLTGPNLALEIASRQPAAAVVACVDESVAQRFQAACMTPYFRPYTHTDVVGCELGGAVKNVIGLAVGIANGMGLGDNSKATLITRGLAETTRLGLAMGADPLTFSGLAGLGDLVATCSSPLSRNNTFGTNLGRGMTLQETIAATKQTAEGVKSCESVLDLARRHGVDMPITETVVSIVHEGKPPVVALKELMSRSAKSERR from the coding sequence GTGACCAAGGCAGCCGTCTTCGGCAACGGATCCTGGGGCACCGCATTCGCCATGGTGCTCGCCGACGCGGGCTGCGAGGTGAGCCTCTGGGGCCGCCGCGCGGAGCTCGCGAAGGAGATCAACGCCACCCGGGTCAACCCCGACTACCTTCCCGGCATCGAACTCCCGAGGGCGATCACGGCCACCGCGGACCCGGCCGAGGCCGCCCACGACGCCGACTTCACCGTCCTCGTCGTCCCCTCGCAGACCCTGCGCGGCAACCTCGCCGCCTGGAAGCCGCTGCTCGCCCCCGACACCGTCCTCGTCTCCCTCATGAAGGGCGTCGAACTCGGCACCGCCGAGCGGATGAGCGAGGTCGTCATGGAGGTCGCGGACGTGCCCGCCGACCGCGTGGCCGTCCTCACCGGACCCAACCTGGCCCTGGAGATCGCCTCCCGGCAGCCCGCCGCCGCCGTCGTCGCCTGCGTCGACGAGTCGGTCGCGCAGCGGTTCCAGGCGGCCTGCATGACCCCGTACTTCCGCCCGTACACGCACACCGACGTCGTCGGCTGCGAGCTCGGCGGCGCGGTCAAGAACGTCATCGGGCTCGCCGTCGGCATCGCCAACGGCATGGGACTCGGCGACAACTCGAAGGCCACGCTCATCACCCGCGGCCTCGCCGAGACCACCCGCCTCGGCCTCGCCATGGGCGCCGACCCGCTCACCTTCTCCGGCCTCGCCGGCCTCGGCGACCTGGTCGCCACCTGCTCCTCGCCGCTCTCCCGGAACAACACCTTCGGCACCAACCTGGGCCGCGGGATGACCCTCCAGGAGACCATCGCGGCCACCAAGCAGACCGCCGAGGGCGTCAAGTCCTGCGAGTCCGTGCTCGATCTGGCCCGCCGCCACGGCGTCGACATGCCGATCACCGAGACCGTCGTCTCGATCGTCCACGAGGGCAAGCCGCCGGTCGTCGCCCTCAAGGAGCTGATGTCCCGCAGCGCGAAGTCCGAGCGCCGCTGA
- a CDS encoding lysophospholipid acyltransferase family protein — MPRRRIGFWYRLAAVIAKPPLVVLFKRDWRGMEHIPADGGFITVVNHNSYLDPLSYAHYQYNTGRVPRLLAKAGLFKSPFVGMMLRNTGQIPVYRETTNALDAFRAAVDAIERGECVAFYPEGTLTRDPDMWPMAGKTGAARVALLTKVPVIPVAQWGANLAMPPYAKDKKLSLFPRKTLTVQAGPPVDLSRFDGLEATPEVLREATEVIMAAITALLEEVRGEKAPDEPYDHRKARLEQRRKAAEGGIK, encoded by the coding sequence GTGCCCCGCCGCAGAATCGGCTTCTGGTACCGCCTCGCGGCGGTCATCGCCAAACCCCCCCTGGTGGTTCTGTTCAAGCGGGACTGGCGCGGTATGGAGCACATTCCGGCCGACGGCGGATTCATCACCGTGGTCAACCACAACTCGTACCTGGACCCGCTGTCGTACGCGCACTACCAGTACAACACCGGCCGGGTCCCGCGCCTTCTCGCCAAGGCGGGCCTTTTCAAGAGCCCCTTCGTCGGCATGATGCTGCGCAACACCGGCCAGATCCCCGTCTACCGCGAGACCACGAACGCGCTGGACGCCTTCCGGGCCGCCGTCGACGCGATCGAGCGCGGCGAGTGCGTCGCCTTCTATCCCGAGGGCACCCTGACCCGGGACCCCGACATGTGGCCCATGGCGGGCAAGACCGGCGCCGCCCGTGTCGCGCTCCTCACCAAGGTCCCGGTCATCCCGGTGGCCCAGTGGGGCGCCAACCTCGCGATGCCGCCGTACGCCAAGGACAAGAAGCTCAGCCTGTTCCCCCGCAAGACGCTGACCGTGCAGGCCGGTCCGCCCGTCGACCTCTCCCGTTTCGACGGCCTGGAGGCGACGCCCGAGGTGCTCCGCGAGGCCACCGAGGTCATCATGGCCGCCATCACCGCCCTCCTGGAGGAGGTCCGCGGCGAGAAGGCGCCCGACGAACCGTACGACCACCGCAAGGCCCGCCTCGAACAGCGGCGCAAGGCCGCCGAAGGAGGCATCAAGTGA
- the cofC gene encoding 2-phospho-L-lactate guanylyltransferase, with amino-acid sequence MNSDADDDWCLVLPLKPLALAKSRLAAATGALLRPRLALAFAQDTVGAALNCARVRDVVVVTDDPTAGTALAALGARIVPDLPAAGLNAALEHGVGAIRERRPHARVAALNADLPALRTAELARVLDTARKFPRAFLADAAEIGTTFLSAGPGVELEPAFGGASRLRHLSSGAVEIRLTGVDSVRRDVDTGEDLAEARALGLGPRTAAQWLPAAG; translated from the coding sequence ATGAACAGTGACGCGGACGACGACTGGTGCCTCGTCTTACCCCTGAAACCCCTTGCCCTGGCGAAGAGCAGACTGGCCGCGGCGACGGGAGCCCTACTGCGCCCCCGGCTCGCCCTGGCGTTCGCCCAGGACACGGTGGGGGCGGCGCTGAACTGCGCGCGCGTACGGGATGTGGTGGTCGTCACGGACGATCCGACGGCCGGGACCGCCCTCGCGGCCCTGGGGGCGCGGATCGTGCCGGACCTTCCGGCGGCGGGGCTCAACGCGGCGCTGGAGCACGGGGTCGGCGCGATACGGGAGCGGCGGCCGCACGCGCGGGTGGCGGCGCTCAACGCCGATCTGCCGGCGCTGCGGACCGCGGAGCTGGCCCGGGTCCTGGACACCGCCCGAAAATTTCCGAGGGCATTTCTCGCGGATGCCGCCGAAATAGGTACGACATTCCTCTCGGCGGGTCCGGGGGTGGAATTGGAACCGGCATTCGGGGGCGCGTCGAGGCTGCGCCATTTGTCGTCGGGTGCGGTGGAAATCCGGCTGACCGGGGTGGATTCCGTACGCCGGGACGTGGACACCGGCGAGGATCTGGCGGAGGCCCGGGCGCTGGGGCTCGGCCCGCGGACGGCCGCCCAGTGGCTGCCGGCGGCCGGATAG
- a CDS encoding HU family DNA-binding protein has translation MNKAQLVEAIADKMGGRQQAAEAVDHVLDAIVRAVVAGDRVSVTGFGSFEKVDRPARYARNPQTGERVRVKKTSVPRFRAGQGFKDLVSGSKKLPKGGEVSVKKAPKGSLTGGAAAATVKKAAAKKATTAKKAAAKKAAPAKKATTAAAKKATPAKKTTTAAAKKTTAAAKKASTAAKKTTTAAAKKTTTAAAKKAVKATAKKTAPAAKKATATKAPAKKTTARKTTAKKAAAKK, from the coding sequence GTGAACAAGGCGCAGCTCGTAGAAGCGATTGCCGACAAGATGGGCGGTCGCCAGCAGGCCGCCGAAGCCGTCGACCACGTGCTCGACGCCATCGTGCGTGCCGTGGTCGCGGGCGACCGGGTCTCGGTCACGGGCTTCGGCTCGTTCGAGAAGGTCGACCGTCCGGCCCGCTACGCCCGCAACCCGCAGACGGGCGAGCGCGTCCGGGTCAAGAAGACCTCGGTTCCGCGCTTCCGTGCGGGTCAGGGCTTCAAGGACCTGGTCAGCGGCTCGAAGAAGCTCCCCAAGGGTGGCGAGGTCTCCGTCAAGAAGGCCCCCAAGGGCAGCCTCACCGGTGGTGCCGCCGCCGCGACCGTGAAGAAGGCCGCGGCGAAGAAGGCCACCACCGCCAAGAAGGCCGCCGCGAAGAAGGCGGCCCCGGCGAAGAAGGCCACGACGGCCGCCGCGAAGAAGGCGACCCCGGCCAAGAAGACCACCACCGCGGCGGCGAAGAAGACGACCGCTGCGGCGAAGAAGGCCTCGACGGCGGCGAAGAAGACCACGACCGCCGCCGCGAAGAAGACCACCACGGCCGCGGCGAAGAAGGCCGTCAAGGCCACGGCCAAGAAGACCGCGCCGGCCGCGAAGAAGGCCACGGCGACGAAGGCGCCCGCGAAGAAGACCACGGCGCGCAAGACGACCGCCAAGAAGGCTGCCGCCAAGAAGTAG
- the leuD gene encoding 3-isopropylmalate dehydratase small subunit, giving the protein MEAFTTHTGRAVPLRRSNVDTDQIIPAHWLKKVTRDGFEDGLFEAWRKDSEFILNRPERQGASVLVAGPDFGTGSSREHAVWALQNYGFQTVISARFADIFRGNSLKNGLLTVVLPQETVDALWELTEADPTAEITVDLEQRKVLAAGIDADFELDENARWRLLNGLDDISLTLQNEADIAAYEAARPAHKPRTITV; this is encoded by the coding sequence ATGGAAGCTTTCACCACGCACACCGGCCGGGCCGTCCCGCTGCGCCGCAGCAACGTCGACACCGACCAGATCATCCCGGCGCACTGGCTCAAGAAGGTCACCCGCGACGGCTTCGAGGACGGCCTCTTCGAGGCCTGGCGCAAGGACTCCGAGTTCATCCTCAACCGCCCCGAGCGGCAGGGCGCCTCCGTCCTGGTCGCCGGCCCCGACTTCGGCACCGGCTCCTCCCGTGAGCACGCCGTCTGGGCGCTCCAGAACTACGGCTTCCAGACGGTCATCTCCGCCCGCTTCGCCGACATCTTCCGAGGCAACTCGCTGAAGAACGGCCTGCTCACCGTCGTCCTGCCGCAGGAGACGGTGGACGCCCTCTGGGAGCTGACCGAGGCCGACCCGACCGCCGAGATCACGGTCGACCTGGAGCAGCGCAAGGTCCTGGCCGCCGGGATCGACGCGGACTTCGAGCTCGACGAGAACGCCCGCTGGCGTCTGCTGAACGGACTCGACGACATCAGCCTCACCCTTCAGAACGAAGCCGACATCGCGGCCTACGAGGCGGCACGACCGGCCCATAAGCCCCGTACAATTACGGTCTGA
- the leuC gene encoding 3-isopropylmalate dehydratase large subunit, with protein MGRTLAEKVWDDHVVRRAEGEPDLLFIDLHLLHEVTSPQAFDGLRQNGRQVRRLDLTIATEDHNTPTLDIDKPIADPVSRAQLETLRKNCAEFGVRLHPLGDVEQGVVHVVGPQLGLTQPGTTVVCGDSHTSTHGAFGALAFGIGTSQVEHVLATQTLPLARPKTMAITIDGELPEDVTAKDLILAIIAKIGTGGGQGYILEYRGSAIEKLSMEARMTICNMSIEAGARAGMIAPDETTFAYLEGRAHAPEGEDWDAAVAYWKTLKSDEDAVFDAEVVIDAASLAPFVTWGTNPGQGAPLSANVPDPASYEDASERLAAEKALEYMGLTAGQPLRDIKVDTVFVGSCTNGRIEDLRNAAGLLQGRQVADGVRMLVVPGSVRVALQAVEEGLDKVFKEAGAEWRHAGCSMCLGMNPDQLAPGERSASTSNRNFEGRQGKGGRTHLVSPQVAAATAVLGHLASPADLSDATTTAGV; from the coding sequence GACACTCGCGGAGAAGGTCTGGGACGACCATGTCGTCCGGCGCGCCGAGGGCGAGCCCGACCTCCTCTTCATCGATCTGCACCTGCTGCACGAGGTGACCAGCCCGCAGGCCTTCGACGGCCTCCGCCAGAACGGCCGGCAGGTGCGGCGCCTCGACCTCACCATCGCCACCGAGGACCACAACACCCCGACCCTCGACATCGACAAGCCCATCGCGGACCCCGTCTCCCGCGCCCAGCTGGAGACCCTGCGGAAGAACTGCGCCGAGTTCGGCGTCCGGCTGCACCCGCTGGGCGACGTCGAGCAGGGCGTCGTCCACGTCGTCGGACCGCAGCTGGGCCTGACCCAGCCGGGCACGACCGTGGTCTGCGGCGACTCGCACACCTCCACGCACGGCGCCTTCGGCGCGCTGGCGTTCGGCATCGGCACCAGCCAGGTCGAGCACGTGCTCGCCACCCAGACGCTGCCGCTGGCCCGCCCGAAGACCATGGCCATCACGATCGACGGCGAACTGCCCGAGGACGTCACCGCCAAGGACCTGATCCTCGCGATCATCGCGAAGATCGGCACCGGCGGCGGCCAGGGCTACATCCTGGAGTACCGCGGCTCCGCCATCGAGAAGCTCTCGATGGAGGCCCGGATGACCATCTGCAACATGTCGATCGAGGCCGGCGCCCGCGCGGGCATGATCGCCCCCGACGAGACCACCTTCGCCTACCTGGAGGGCCGTGCCCACGCCCCCGAGGGCGAGGACTGGGACGCCGCCGTCGCGTACTGGAAGACGCTGAAGTCCGACGAGGACGCCGTCTTCGACGCCGAGGTCGTCATCGACGCCGCCTCGCTGGCGCCGTTCGTCACCTGGGGCACCAACCCGGGCCAGGGTGCGCCGCTTTCGGCGAACGTCCCCGACCCGGCTTCGTACGAAGACGCTTCGGAGCGCCTCGCCGCCGAAAAGGCCCTGGAGTACATGGGGTTGACCGCCGGGCAGCCGCTGCGCGACATCAAGGTCGACACCGTCTTCGTAGGCTCCTGCACCAATGGCCGCATCGAGGACCTGCGCAACGCCGCCGGACTGCTCCAGGGCCGCCAGGTCGCCGACGGTGTCCGCATGCTGGTCGTCCCCGGCTCCGTCCGGGTCGCCCTGCAGGCCGTGGAGGAGGGCCTGGACAAGGTCTTCAAGGAGGCCGGCGCCGAATGGCGGCACGCGGGCTGCTCGATGTGTCTGGGCATGAACCCCGACCAACTGGCCCCCGGTGAGCGCTCCGCGTCCACCTCCAACCGCAACTTCGAGGGCCGGCAGGGCAAGGGCGGCCGGACCCACCTGGTCTCGCCCCAGGTCGCCGCCGCCACAGCCGTCCTGGGCCACCTGGCCTCCCCGGCCGATCTGTCCGACGCCACCACCACCGCGGGGGTCTGA